Proteins encoded within one genomic window of Aedes aegypti strain LVP_AGWG unplaced genomic scaffold, AaegL5.0 Primary Assembly AGWG_AaegL5_hic_scaff_1835_PBJ_arrow, whole genome shotgun sequence:
- the LOC5569233 gene encoding DNA-directed RNA polymerase III subunit RPC3: MSIQLGKLCSCIVQQHFGDVVRMVADDLFAAVAKTLSMVIKSTGLSKSEVCKALAILLKFGLARHQPNKAGSATEYILDYEKVLMVLRYPRFVHLIQTKYGPECATLTEELLRAGCQTASYVILKGTAISDVKDKNTITKFREKFSDLVAKNYFIRAPDPKPIDPSNELEMLDYESANLFQMPELDLRKLLDLQEGKTTKAPDEGIHWLVNLEKFHLDFRDSIMINAAERLIDSSAGECLKFLLQLMYSRTKPWEMVSNPIPMVELKQLCEKKSNNLEMIKFLDQYVAVIESVNFVSKFGDTGGGQFTVNMKKILEQLTWSCIENVITEKYGSKAARIFRVIRMKKYIEQEDIQKEAMIPAKEAKQLTYKLLEENFLQIQTFRKTGGGNAGAPKSFFLFYVNQAQIVSMLLEICYKALYNSITRSTHDKTVNKRLIEKSQRLDSIVEAMKDRGESEEYIAEIQETLTPPEKEILQKVKIRVKSLYSAEIGIDETIFLLKLYQQYQRK; this comes from the exons ATGTCCATCCAGCTAGGTAAGCTATGCTCGTGCATAGTGCAGCAGCACTTTGGCGACGTGGTTCGCATGGTGGCCGATGACCTTTTCGCCGCCGTCGCCAAAACCCTATCGATGGTCATCAAAAGCACCGGACTCTCGAAATCGGAG GTCTGCAAAGCTCTAGcgattttgctgaaatttggTCTCGCACGACACCAACCGAATAAAGCCGGATCAGCAACCGAATACATTCTGGATTACGAAAAGGTCCTTATGGTATTGCGCTATCCTCGATTTGTGCACCTGATTCAAACTAAGTATGGCCCCGAGTGTGCAACCTTGACGGAGGAATTGCTGAGAGCCGGTTGCCAGACGGCTTCCTACGTAATCCTCAAGGGAACGGCCATCTCCGATGTGAAAGACAAGAACACTATTACGAAGTTCCGCGAGAAGTTCAGCGATCTGGTAGCTAAGAACTATTTCATCCGCGCACCAGACCCAAAACCGATTGACCCCTCCAACGAGCTGGAAATGTTGGATTACGAAAGTGCGAATCTCTTCCAAATGCCAGAGCTAGATCTTCGCAAGCTTCTGGATCTTCAGGAGGGCAAAACTACTAAAGCCCCAGACGAAGGCATCCACTGGCTGGTCAATCTGGAGAAGTTCCACTTGGATTTCCGTGATTCGATAATGATTAACGCAGCCGAACGGTTGATCGATTCCAGTGCAGGGGAGTGTCTCAAATTTCTTCTTCAGCTAATGTACTCCCGAACCAAACCGTGGGAAATGGTTTCCAATCCCATTCCGATGGTTGAACTGAAACAGCTCTGCGAGAAAAAGTCCAATAACTTGGAAATGATCAAGTTTCTCGATCAGTACGTCGCCGTTATTGAATCGGTTAATTTTGTCAGCAAATTCGGCGACACCGGAGGTGGCCAGTTCACGGTCAACATGAAGAAAATTCTCGAACAACTGACCTGGAGTTGCATCGAGAACGTTATCACGGAAAAGTACGGCTCCAAGGCCGCCCGCATCTTCCGGGTTATTCGCATGAAAAAATACATCGAGCAGGAAGACATTCAGAAGGAAGCGATGATCCCGGCCAAGGAAGCTAAACAGTTGACCTACAAGttgttggaagaaaatttccttcaaatccAGACATTCCGCAAAACGGGCGGCGGAAATGCCGGAGCCCCAAAGTCCTTCTTCCTGTTCTACGTCAACCAGGCGCAAATCGTGTCGATGCTGTTGGAGATTTGCTACAAGGCGTTGTACAATTCCATCACCCGGTCGACGCACGACAAGACGGTTAACAAACGGCTCATCGAGAAGAGTCAACGACTGGACAGCATTGTGGAAGCGATGAAGGACCGCGGTGAGTCGGAAGAGTACATCGCGGAGATACAGGAAACTTTGACGCCCCCGGAGAAGGAGATCCTGCAGAAGGTGAAGATTCGCGTGAAGAGTTTGTACAGCGCTGAGATTGGTATCGACGAGACGATTTTCTTGCTAAAGTTATACCAACAGTATCAGAGGAAGTAG
- the LOC5569232 gene encoding LOW QUALITY PROTEIN: TBC1 domain family member 7 (The sequence of the model RefSeq protein was modified relative to this genomic sequence to represent the inferred CDS: deleted 1 base in 1 codon) produces MADERNFRSTYYEKVGCRSVEERKSLEILLKDKPLNVLKLKQFCIRFTVPNIHRSVLWNFLLGVTPAYTDSCKYVMTQREAVYDDLLRALQVMRIVDDKTPKPRVLYAMWLLETKQLCLGYDLNQECHFSNITEVLLQSFDNDIEIYWMAKGFHEYSQEIIEEMGKLSDLTGTILEKEDNGLYIHLKSCDILPVLPLEKWYGSFFAGVLPELAIIRIWDKICGGSIKIVIFVLIEILRTLRRRVLRCVDLKSLLECIETVSSNSNFNLARRPTE; encoded by the exons ATGGCTGATGAACGGAATTTCCGTTCAACTTATTATGAAAAAGTCGGCTGCCGGAGCGTGGAAGAgcgaaaatctttggaaattctGCTCAAGGACAAGCCGCTGAATGTGCTCAAACTGAAACAGTTCTGTATCCGGTTCACTGTACCTAACATCCACCGGAGTGTGCTATGGAACTTCCTGCTCG GTGTCACTCCGGCCTATACCGATTCCTGCAAATATGTAATGACCCAACGGGAAGCGGTGTACGATGATTTACTACGGGCCTTGCAGGTGATGAGAATTGTCGATGATAAAACACCAAAGCCCAGGGTT TTATACGCAATGTGGCTTCTGGaaactaaacaactttgtctgGGATATGACCTGAAT CAAGAGTGCCATTTCAGCAACATAACCGAGGTGTTGTTGCAGAGCTTCGACAACGATATCGAGATCTATTGGATGGCTAAAGGGTTTCACGAGTACAGCCAGGAAATTATAGAGGAAATGGGAAAGTTGTCCGATTTGACCGGTACAATCCTGGAGAAGGAAGACAACGGGTTGTACATTCATCTAAAATCGTGCGACATATTGCCCGTGCTTCCGTTGGAGAAGTGGTACGGATCTTTCTTCGCCGGTGTTCTGCCGGAGTTGGCCATTATTCGTATATGGGACAAAATCTGCGGAGGATCGATCAAGATTGTAATCTTTGTGCTGATAGAAATACTTCGCACCTTGCGGAGAAGGGTGCTCCGGTGCGTGGATCTGAAATCTTTGCTCGAGTGCATTGAAACCGTAAGTAGTAATAGTAATTTTAACTTGGCACGCCGGCCGACTGAATAA